One window of Litorilinea aerophila genomic DNA carries:
- a CDS encoding copper homeostasis protein CutC has translation MSQQQGARPGPVQVEVCVESVESALAAQAGGAHRVELCANLFEGGTTPSAGMIRLTRAQIQIGLFVMIRPRGGDFCYTPLEFEVMRQDIALAKELGADGIVLGILHPDGTIDEDRTAALMEEAAPLPVTFHRAFDLTPDASAALETLIRLGVPRVLTSGQESSALEGSELLAQLVQQAAGRIGIMAGGGITERNVRRIVSLTGVQEIHLSGRSAVAAPVQVTNSRVHMGGALHPPETIRLVTDRARIQACVAQLTDPATP, from the coding sequence ATGTCCCAGCAGCAAGGAGCCCGGCCTGGCCCCGTCCAGGTGGAAGTCTGTGTGGAATCGGTCGAAAGTGCGCTGGCCGCGCAGGCGGGCGGCGCCCATCGGGTGGAGCTGTGCGCCAACCTCTTCGAAGGCGGCACCACCCCCAGCGCCGGCATGATCCGGCTCACCCGGGCCCAGATCCAGATCGGCCTCTTCGTCATGATCCGCCCCCGCGGGGGCGACTTCTGCTACACGCCCCTGGAGTTCGAGGTCATGCGCCAGGACATCGCCCTGGCCAAAGAGCTGGGCGCGGACGGCATCGTCCTGGGCATCCTCCACCCCGACGGCACCATCGATGAAGACCGCACTGCCGCCCTGATGGAAGAAGCCGCCCCCCTCCCGGTCACCTTCCACCGGGCCTTCGACCTCACGCCGGACGCCTCCGCAGCCCTGGAGACCCTGATCCGCCTGGGTGTGCCCCGGGTGCTCACCTCCGGCCAGGAGAGCAGCGCGCTGGAGGGGAGCGAACTCCTGGCCCAACTGGTGCAACAGGCCGCCGGCCGCATCGGCATCATGGCCGGCGGCGGCATCACCGAGCGCAACGTCCGCCGTATCGTCAGCCTGACCGGCGTGCAGGAGATCCACCTGAGTGGTCGCAGCGCCGTGGCCGCGCCAGTCCAGGTGACCAACAGCCGCGTCCACATGGGCGGCGCCCTGCACCCGCCGGAGACCATCCGGCTGGTCACCGACCGGGCCCGCATCCAGGCATGCGTGGCGCAACTGACCGACCCCGCCACCCCGTAA
- a CDS encoding sugar ABC transporter ATP-binding protein, which yields MTEGIREQVQEAHLPEAQPAQDDVILRAENITKLFPGTVALDKVNFNVYRGKVNVLVGENGAGKSTLMKIIAGVEQATEGRLLLDGREIQINSVADAERHGIGIIHQELSLFPNLSVAENIFMGREIKKNGLLIDEATQRERARRLIEGLQQRIDPDDIVGNLRIGQQQIVEIARALAQERRILIMDEPTSALSTAEVEILFGVINDLKAHGVSIVYISHKMDELLRIGDYVTVLRDGRVRAERPIKEVDMAWIVEQMIGKRAAQFHLHSRQVGDEILRVEDVTLPRVGGGYTLDHVSFSLRRGEILGIYGLMGAGRSELLECLMGLHPEASGRYWLGGQEIKKNTVADRIGLGLILIPEDRQREGLVQTMSVADNMLLASLKRYVSAFFLSRKKEEHAVNTMIRELLLKVADPGQIITSLSGGNQQKVIVAKGLLTTPKVLLLDEPTRGIDVGAKAEMFDIISRLAAQGLGIILVSSELKEILGMSDRILVMSKGRITGEFSRETATEEGLVAASAVGHGMKEKELEARTNGSRQLDSHA from the coding sequence ATGACTGAAGGCATCCGGGAGCAGGTCCAAGAAGCGCACTTGCCAGAAGCCCAGCCCGCCCAGGACGATGTCATCTTGCGTGCCGAAAATATCACCAAGCTCTTTCCTGGCACTGTCGCCCTCGACAAGGTGAATTTCAACGTTTACCGGGGCAAGGTGAACGTGTTGGTGGGCGAAAATGGCGCGGGCAAGTCCACGTTGATGAAAATCATCGCCGGCGTGGAACAGGCCACCGAGGGGCGTCTGTTACTGGATGGCCGGGAAATCCAGATTAACTCGGTTGCGGACGCCGAGCGGCATGGGATTGGCATTATTCACCAGGAGTTGAGCCTCTTTCCCAATCTGAGTGTGGCTGAAAATATTTTCATGGGGCGGGAGATCAAGAAAAATGGCCTGCTGATCGACGAGGCCACCCAGCGGGAACGGGCGCGCCGGCTGATCGAGGGGTTACAGCAGCGGATCGATCCGGATGACATTGTGGGCAACCTGCGGATTGGCCAGCAGCAGATTGTGGAAATTGCCAGGGCCCTGGCCCAGGAGCGGCGCATCCTGATCATGGATGAACCCACTTCGGCCCTGAGTACAGCTGAAGTGGAGATTCTATTTGGGGTCATCAACGACCTCAAGGCCCACGGGGTCTCTATCGTCTACATTTCCCACAAAATGGACGAACTCCTGCGCATTGGTGACTATGTGACCGTGCTGCGGGATGGCCGGGTACGGGCGGAGCGCCCCATCAAAGAGGTGGATATGGCCTGGATCGTCGAGCAGATGATTGGTAAACGGGCCGCGCAGTTCCACCTGCACAGCCGACAGGTCGGGGATGAAATCCTGCGGGTGGAAGATGTGACCCTGCCCCGGGTGGGGGGCGGCTACACCCTGGACCACGTCTCCTTTTCCCTGCGGCGAGGTGAAATTTTAGGTATTTATGGCCTGATGGGCGCCGGCCGTTCTGAGCTGTTGGAATGCCTGATGGGCCTGCACCCGGAGGCCAGTGGCCGCTATTGGCTGGGCGGGCAGGAGATCAAAAAGAATACGGTGGCAGACCGTATCGGCCTGGGCCTGATATTGATCCCTGAAGATCGCCAGCGCGAAGGCCTGGTGCAGACCATGTCCGTGGCCGATAACATGCTCCTGGCCAGCCTGAAGCGATACGTATCCGCCTTCTTCCTCTCGCGTAAAAAAGAGGAGCATGCCGTCAACACCATGATCCGGGAGCTGTTGCTCAAGGTGGCGGATCCCGGTCAGATCATTACATCGCTCAGCGGCGGAAACCAACAAAAGGTGATCGTGGCCAAAGGATTGTTGACCACGCCCAAGGTGTTGTTGCTGGATGAGCCTACCCGGGGCATCGATGTCGGCGCGAAGGCCGAAATGTTTGACATTATCAGCCGTCTGGCAGCCCAGGGGTTAGGCATCATCCTGGTTTCATCGGAATTGAAAGAGATATTGGGAATGTCCGATCGTATTTTGGTGATGTCCAAAGGGCGCATCACCGGCGAATTCAGCAGAGAAACAGCCACGGAGGAAGGGCTGGTTGCTGCTTCGGCCGTGGGACATGGCATGAAAGAAAAAGAATTGGAGGCACGAACCAATGGATCACGTCAGCTCGATAGCCACGCCTAA
- a CDS encoding multidrug effflux MFS transporter — MIQTRTLTRPSFAEFVALVSMMMALTALSIDAMLPALPHIAGDFQVSNPNDRQLVVSVIFLGLGVGQLFFGPLSDSVGRKPALYAGFGLYMVGALMALLAPGFSVLLVGRLLQGIGASSSRAVTLALVRDQYSGRAMARVMSFVMTVFIFVPMIAPTLGQAVLLFAGWRSIFALFILLSLILLVWLALRQPETLPQERRAAFTVRRIGAAIREVVRNRVALGYTVTSGLVSGAFIGYLNSAQQIFQEQYALGELFPLIFAVVASAVGLASFLNARLVMRYGMRLLVNVSLLAIVILAGLALALAFLQDGWLPLPLFLAYLMLSFFCIGILFGNMNALAMEPLGHIAGIGAAVVGALSTLLSAVLGTFIGQSYNGTVLPLVLGLGVLAALSLVVVRWIE, encoded by the coding sequence ATGATCCAGACCCGTACCCTCACCAGGCCCTCCTTTGCTGAGTTCGTGGCCCTCGTCTCCATGATGATGGCCCTGACCGCCCTGTCCATCGACGCCATGCTGCCCGCCCTGCCCCACATCGCCGGGGATTTTCAGGTATCGAATCCCAACGACCGCCAGCTGGTGGTCTCGGTGATCTTTCTGGGCCTGGGGGTGGGGCAGCTTTTCTTTGGCCCCCTTTCCGACAGCGTGGGTCGGAAGCCGGCCCTCTACGCCGGCTTTGGCCTGTACATGGTAGGCGCCCTGATGGCCCTGCTGGCGCCAGGCTTTTCCGTCTTGCTGGTGGGGCGTCTGCTCCAGGGGATCGGCGCCTCTTCCTCCCGGGCCGTGACCCTGGCCCTGGTGCGGGATCAATATTCGGGCCGGGCCATGGCCCGGGTCATGTCCTTTGTGATGACGGTCTTCATCTTCGTGCCCATGATTGCGCCTACCCTGGGGCAGGCCGTCCTCCTCTTCGCTGGCTGGCGAAGCATCTTTGCCCTCTTTATTCTGCTCAGCCTGATCCTGCTGGTCTGGCTGGCCCTGCGCCAGCCGGAGACCCTGCCCCAGGAGCGGCGGGCCGCCTTCACCGTGCGGCGCATCGGGGCTGCGATCCGGGAGGTGGTGCGCAACCGGGTGGCTCTGGGGTACACGGTGACGTCGGGCCTGGTGAGTGGCGCCTTCATCGGCTATCTGAACTCGGCCCAGCAGATCTTCCAGGAGCAATATGCCCTGGGGGAGCTTTTCCCCCTCATCTTCGCCGTGGTGGCCTCTGCCGTGGGGCTGGCCTCTTTCCTGAACGCCCGGCTGGTGATGCGCTATGGCATGCGCCTGCTGGTGAACGTCTCCCTGTTGGCCATTGTGATTCTGGCTGGCCTCGCGCTGGCCCTGGCCTTCCTCCAGGATGGCTGGCTGCCCCTGCCTCTCTTCCTGGCCTACCTGATGCTCTCCTTTTTTTGCATTGGGATTTTGTTCGGCAACATGAACGCCCTGGCCATGGAGCCCCTGGGCCACATCGCCGGCATCGGCGCGGCGGTGGTGGGCGCCCTCTCCACCCTGCTCTCTGCCGTCCTGGGGACCTTCATCGGCCAGAGCTATAACGGCACGGTGTTGCCTCTGGTGCTGGGGTTGGGGGTGCTGGCGGCGCTCTCCCTGGTGGTGGTGCGCTGGATCGAGTAG
- a CDS encoding DUF2291 family protein, whose protein sequence is MSNIQSSKTGVATRLFCLVGFLWSVVAFSACRPYTVVTFAEATRIAEGEAFDANSFVESRWPEVVSTILERSADLSTVLSAIEVNANGQATKENLQQVASQYGLTTEGQAHVFMVKGQGVVTAVDTESSRGMMEVALQGYEGPLKVKILIGPRLPSDETSVRDAVGFIQFGDFRDQTEFGKVARELNSRIIRDVLGGLDRETLMGKHVTFYGAFTIRTQNIPGDIDVSEIFIVPIQLEVEGA, encoded by the coding sequence ATGTCTAACATACAGAGCTCGAAGACAGGCGTGGCCACTCGCCTTTTTTGCCTGGTGGGCTTCTTGTGGAGCGTTGTGGCCTTCTCAGCCTGCCGGCCCTACACCGTGGTGACCTTTGCCGAAGCCACCCGGATTGCAGAGGGTGAGGCTTTTGATGCGAATTCGTTCGTGGAATCCAGGTGGCCAGAGGTTGTTTCGACTATTCTAGAGCGAAGTGCGGACCTTTCCACGGTGTTGTCGGCCATCGAGGTCAATGCCAATGGGCAGGCAACCAAAGAAAACCTGCAGCAGGTGGCCTCCCAGTATGGGCTCACCACTGAGGGCCAGGCCCATGTGTTTATGGTCAAAGGTCAGGGCGTGGTTACGGCGGTGGATACAGAGTCCAGCCGGGGGATGATGGAAGTGGCTCTCCAGGGCTATGAGGGCCCCCTGAAGGTGAAAATCCTGATCGGCCCTCGCCTCCCCAGCGACGAGACGTCGGTCCGCGATGCTGTTGGTTTTATCCAGTTTGGGGATTTTCGGGATCAGACCGAGTTCGGCAAGGTGGCCAGGGAGCTGAACAGCCGGATCATTCGGGATGTGCTCGGCGGGCTGGACAGGGAAACCCTGATGGGAAAGCACGTTACCTTTTATGGCGCGTTCACCATCCGCACCCAAAACATACCCGGCGATATCGACGTCAGCGAGATCTTTATCGTGCCGATTCAACTGGAAGTCGAGGGGGCATGA
- a CDS encoding NAD(+) synthase → MTHPFDSIYSHGFIRAAVCIPHVRVADPAFNVERTIALARRASEQQAAVALFPELGLSAYSNDDLFHQDALLDASRSALIQLIDASRDLTPVLLVGAPLRFENKLFNCAVVVYRGQVLGIVPKTYIPNYREFYEKRQFASARDAVAREVPFLDTTVPFGNDLIFEATNVAGFALHAEICEDVWTPIPPSTYAALAGATVLANLSASNITVGKADYRRDLCASQSGKCIAAYLYSAAGPGESTTDLAWDGHALIYENNTLLAESQRFAADEQVITADIDLERLIQDRMRMTSFQDSVADHRERLRTLRRVPFHFQVPAGPVPLQRTIYRFPYVPSDPTSLDERCYEVYNIQVHGLMKRLQATGIQKVVIGVSGGLDSTQALIVAARTMDRLGLPRENILAYTMPGFATSRTTRNNAHALMKALGVSAHEIDIRPSALQMLRDIGHPFANEEEVYDVTFENVQAGERTSHLFRLANFHGGLVLGTGDLSELALGWATYGVGDHMSHYNVNASVPKTLIQYLIRWVANTHQFGEEASRILHAILETEISPELIPHRNGDQERPAQSTEAKIGPYELQDFNLYYITRFGFRPSKVAYLAYHAWRDKNQGPWPDLLPLDKRHEYDLATIKKWLEVFLYRFFQISQFKRSALPNGPKVGSGGSLSPRGDWRAPSDSESVVWLEELRRNVPA, encoded by the coding sequence ATGACCCATCCGTTTGACTCCATCTATTCCCACGGCTTCATCCGGGCGGCCGTCTGCATCCCCCATGTGCGGGTGGCCGACCCGGCCTTCAACGTGGAACGCACCATCGCCCTGGCCCGCCGGGCTTCCGAGCAGCAGGCCGCGGTGGCCCTCTTCCCAGAGCTAGGCCTCTCCGCCTACTCCAACGACGACCTGTTCCACCAGGACGCGCTGCTGGACGCCAGCCGCAGCGCCCTGATCCAGCTCATCGACGCCAGCCGGGATCTGACGCCGGTGCTGCTGGTGGGCGCGCCCCTGCGCTTCGAGAACAAACTCTTCAACTGCGCGGTGGTCGTCTACCGGGGACAGGTGTTGGGTATCGTGCCCAAGACCTACATCCCCAACTACCGGGAATTCTACGAGAAGCGCCAGTTCGCCTCGGCCCGGGATGCCGTGGCCCGGGAAGTCCCCTTCCTGGACACCACTGTGCCCTTCGGCAACGACCTGATCTTCGAGGCCACCAACGTGGCCGGGTTCGCCCTCCACGCGGAAATCTGCGAGGACGTCTGGACGCCCATCCCGCCCAGTACCTACGCCGCCCTGGCCGGCGCCACAGTGCTGGCCAACCTCTCGGCCAGCAACATCACCGTGGGCAAGGCCGATTACCGCCGGGACCTGTGCGCCTCCCAGTCCGGCAAGTGCATCGCCGCCTACCTCTACTCCGCAGCCGGGCCCGGGGAATCCACCACGGACCTGGCCTGGGATGGCCACGCGCTCATCTACGAGAACAACACCCTGCTGGCCGAATCCCAGCGCTTCGCCGCGGACGAGCAGGTGATCACCGCGGACATCGACCTGGAGCGGCTGATCCAGGACCGCATGCGCATGACCAGCTTCCAGGATAGCGTGGCCGACCACCGGGAACGCCTCCGCACCCTGCGCCGGGTCCCCTTTCACTTCCAGGTGCCCGCGGGCCCGGTACCCCTGCAGCGGACCATCTACCGCTTCCCCTACGTACCCAGCGATCCCACCAGCCTGGACGAGCGCTGCTACGAGGTCTACAACATCCAGGTCCACGGCCTGATGAAGCGGCTCCAGGCCACCGGCATCCAAAAGGTGGTCATCGGCGTCTCCGGCGGACTGGATTCCACCCAGGCCCTGATCGTGGCGGCCCGCACCATGGACCGGCTGGGCTTGCCCCGGGAGAACATCCTGGCCTACACCATGCCCGGCTTCGCCACCAGCCGCACCACCCGCAACAACGCCCACGCCCTCATGAAAGCCCTGGGCGTCAGCGCCCATGAGATCGACATCCGCCCTTCCGCGCTGCAGATGCTGCGGGACATCGGCCACCCCTTCGCCAACGAGGAGGAAGTCTACGACGTCACCTTCGAGAACGTCCAGGCCGGCGAGCGCACCTCCCACCTCTTCCGGCTGGCCAACTTCCACGGTGGGCTGGTCCTGGGCACGGGCGACCTGAGCGAGCTGGCCCTGGGCTGGGCCACCTACGGCGTGGGCGACCACATGTCCCACTACAACGTCAACGCCTCCGTCCCCAAGACCCTGATTCAGTACCTGATCCGCTGGGTAGCCAACACCCACCAGTTCGGCGAAGAGGCCAGCCGCATCCTCCATGCCATCCTGGAGACCGAGATTTCGCCCGAGCTCATCCCCCACCGCAACGGCGACCAGGAGCGGCCGGCCCAGAGCACCGAGGCCAAAATCGGCCCCTACGAGCTGCAGGACTTCAACCTCTACTACATCACCCGCTTCGGCTTCCGGCCCAGCAAGGTCGCCTACCTGGCCTACCACGCCTGGCGGGACAAAAACCAGGGGCCCTGGCCGGACCTGCTCCCCCTGGATAAACGCCACGAATACGACCTGGCCACCATCAAAAAGTGGCTGGAGGTCTTCCTCTATCGCTTCTTCCAGATCAGCCAGTTCAAGCGCTCCGCCCTGCCCAACGGTCCCAAGGTCGGCTCGGGCGGTTCCCTCTCGCCCCGGGGCGACTGGCGCGCGCCCAGCGATTCCGAGTCCGTGGTCTGGCTGGAGGAACTGCGCCGCAACGTACCTGCCTGA
- the serB gene encoding phosphoserine phosphatase SerB, which yields MTETNEIFLLNITGRDRPGLVARITSALAAFGINVLDIGQAVIHDHLALGLLVEIPRQLESAAVFKELLYVAHELNVQVRFTPVDLETYERWVDEQGKERRIITMMGRKLTAGQIAAVAAICARYGLNIDVITRLSGRVSLTRPSREPKACVQFSVTGKLHDEHGMRRELLQISQEMGMDVSFHVDDIYRRNRRLVVFDMDSTLIQIEVIDELARRAGVGEEVAAITAAAMRGELDFKESLRRRVALLKGLDESVLQEVAENLPLMEGAERVTCTLKRLGYKIGILSGGFDYFGKKLQERLGFDYVYANRLEIVDGKLTGRVVGEIIDGPKKAELLQQIAQRENLSLEQTIAVGDGANDLPMLSVAGLGVAFHAKPIVREKAQRSISNLGLDGLLFLIGIREREIQQ from the coding sequence ATGACTGAAACCAACGAAATCTTTCTCCTCAACATCACCGGCCGCGACCGGCCGGGACTGGTGGCCCGAATCACGAGCGCGCTGGCCGCCTTTGGTATCAACGTGCTGGACATCGGCCAGGCGGTCATCCACGACCACCTGGCCCTGGGCCTGCTGGTGGAGATCCCCCGGCAGCTGGAGTCAGCGGCCGTCTTCAAGGAGCTGCTCTACGTGGCCCACGAGCTGAACGTCCAGGTCCGCTTTACACCGGTGGACCTGGAGACCTACGAGCGCTGGGTGGACGAGCAGGGCAAGGAGCGGCGCATCATCACCATGATGGGCCGCAAGCTCACCGCCGGCCAGATCGCAGCCGTGGCCGCCATCTGCGCCCGCTATGGCTTGAACATCGACGTCATCACCCGCCTCTCCGGCCGGGTCTCCCTCACCCGGCCCAGCCGGGAGCCCAAGGCCTGCGTCCAGTTCTCGGTGACGGGCAAGCTCCACGACGAACACGGCATGCGTCGGGAGCTCCTGCAGATCTCCCAGGAGATGGGCATGGATGTCTCCTTCCACGTGGACGACATCTACCGCCGCAACCGCCGCCTGGTGGTCTTTGACATGGACTCCACCCTGATCCAGATCGAGGTCATCGACGAGCTGGCCAGACGGGCCGGCGTGGGGGAAGAGGTGGCGGCCATCACCGCGGCGGCCATGCGGGGCGAGCTGGACTTCAAGGAAAGCCTGCGCCGCCGGGTGGCCCTACTCAAGGGGCTGGATGAGTCCGTCCTCCAGGAGGTGGCGGAGAACCTGCCCCTCATGGAGGGCGCGGAGCGGGTCACCTGCACCCTGAAGCGGCTGGGCTACAAGATCGGCATCCTCTCGGGCGGCTTCGACTACTTCGGCAAAAAACTCCAGGAGCGGCTGGGCTTCGACTACGTCTACGCCAACCGGCTGGAGATCGTGGACGGCAAGCTCACCGGCCGGGTGGTGGGGGAGATCATCGACGGCCCCAAGAAGGCGGAGCTCCTCCAGCAGATTGCCCAGCGGGAAAACCTCTCCCTGGAGCAGACCATCGCCGTGGGCGACGGCGCCAACGACCTGCCCATGCTCAGCGTGGCCGGGCTGGGCGTCGCCTTCCACGCCAAGCCCATCGTGCGGGAAAAGGCCCAGCGTTCCATCTCCAACCTGGGCCTGGACGGGCTGCTCTTCCTCATCGGCATCCGGGAACGGGAGATCCAACAGTAA
- a CDS encoding heparinase II/III family protein — protein MLTRYNAIDIEDALRAATPPPPFPPVRDRAAWSAIRRQLGEEEVQAILRQAEEDARTPIPALPASLYLEFKREGRREGYQQPRSQRRELLRNLALAECLAGEGRFLDPILDLAWAICEESSWALPAHQVELADMQRPVIDLGAAMTALELAELDLLLGDQLDPRLGKRIRDEVDRRCLTPYLTRHDFWWLHNSNRRSVNNWTAVCNGGVAGAALYLEPDPARLAEILARAARSLDDYLDTFDPDGGSSEGPGYWDYGFGYYTVLAHLVEQRTEGRIDFLRGERMRQIASYPMRTVLSRGAYVNFSDCRSNITYSRAHLAFLAQRLELPELASLAWEQPSQHRRANLTWGLRSLFWQPPADVPHAFTPSRHDWFSGMMWMIARYDPADPQALVLAAKGGHNQEMHNQNDVGNIIVHVGGESVIADIGQGRYTRAYFGPERYEHLVNSSLGHSVPVVNGQLQAPGRQHAAQLLEHVASDRQDTLALELKDAYPEAAGLASLRRRVTLHREAPRGWVELEDAVEFAEAPGDFETALTTFGRVELGEDALILYGLRGKLRVAFDANLVTARMDLFEGVELSTGPADVRRVAFALKEPAYAATIRLEIVPI, from the coding sequence ATGCTGACCCGCTACAACGCCATCGATATCGAGGATGCGCTTCGGGCCGCGACGCCGCCGCCCCCCTTCCCCCCTGTCCGGGACCGGGCCGCCTGGTCGGCCATCCGCCGGCAACTGGGCGAAGAGGAGGTCCAGGCCATCCTGCGCCAGGCCGAAGAAGACGCCCGCACGCCCATCCCCGCCCTCCCCGCCAGCCTCTACCTGGAGTTCAAACGGGAAGGCCGACGGGAGGGCTATCAGCAGCCCCGCTCCCAACGCCGGGAGCTGCTGCGCAACCTGGCCCTGGCCGAGTGCCTGGCAGGGGAAGGCCGCTTCCTGGATCCCATCCTGGACCTGGCCTGGGCCATCTGCGAGGAGAGTAGCTGGGCGCTGCCGGCCCACCAGGTGGAGCTGGCCGACATGCAGCGGCCCGTCATCGACCTGGGGGCCGCCATGACCGCGCTGGAGCTGGCTGAGTTGGATCTGCTCCTGGGCGACCAGCTGGACCCCCGCCTGGGCAAGCGCATCCGGGATGAGGTAGATCGCCGCTGCCTCACCCCCTACCTGACCCGCCACGACTTCTGGTGGCTCCACAACTCCAACCGGCGCAGCGTCAACAACTGGACCGCCGTCTGCAACGGGGGCGTGGCCGGCGCGGCCCTCTACCTGGAGCCCGACCCGGCCCGGCTGGCCGAAATCCTGGCCCGGGCTGCCCGCTCCCTGGATGACTACCTGGACACCTTCGATCCCGACGGCGGCTCCAGCGAAGGACCCGGCTACTGGGACTACGGCTTCGGCTACTACACGGTGCTGGCCCACCTGGTGGAGCAGCGTACCGAAGGCCGCATCGATTTCTTGCGGGGCGAGCGGATGCGCCAGATCGCCAGCTACCCCATGCGCACCGTCCTCAGCCGGGGCGCCTACGTCAACTTCTCCGACTGCCGGAGCAACATCACCTACTCCCGGGCCCACCTGGCCTTCCTGGCCCAACGACTGGAGCTGCCGGAGCTGGCCTCCCTGGCCTGGGAGCAGCCCAGCCAACACCGCCGGGCCAACCTCACCTGGGGCCTGCGCTCCCTCTTCTGGCAGCCGCCGGCGGACGTGCCGCACGCGTTTACGCCCAGCCGCCACGACTGGTTCAGCGGCATGATGTGGATGATCGCCCGCTACGACCCGGCCGATCCCCAGGCCCTGGTCCTGGCGGCCAAGGGCGGCCACAACCAGGAGATGCACAACCAGAACGATGTGGGCAACATCATCGTCCACGTGGGGGGTGAATCGGTCATCGCGGACATCGGCCAGGGGCGCTACACCCGGGCCTACTTCGGCCCGGAACGCTACGAGCATCTGGTCAACTCCTCCCTGGGCCACTCGGTGCCGGTGGTCAACGGCCAGCTCCAGGCCCCAGGCCGCCAGCACGCGGCCCAACTCCTGGAGCACGTGGCGTCCGACCGGCAGGACACCCTGGCCCTGGAGCTCAAGGACGCCTACCCGGAGGCCGCGGGCCTGGCCTCCCTGCGCCGGCGGGTCACCCTGCACCGGGAGGCGCCCCGAGGCTGGGTGGAGCTGGAGGACGCGGTGGAGTTCGCCGAAGCGCCGGGCGACTTCGAAACCGCGCTCACCACCTTCGGGCGGGTGGAGCTGGGGGAAGATGCCCTCATCCTCTACGGCCTGCGGGGCAAGCTGCGGGTCGCCTTCGACGCCAACCTGGTGACGGCCCGCATGGACCTGTTCGAGGGGGTGGAACTCTCCACCGGCCCGGCGGACGTGCGCCGGGTGGCCTTTGCCCTCAAGGAGCCCGCCTACGCCGCCACCATCCGGCTGGAAATCGTCCCCATCTGA
- a CDS encoding aldo/keto reductase → MYTRILGRSGIEISGLGLGCWAIGGPFWRGDRPVGWGEVDDKESIRALERALELGVTFFDTADVYGCGHSERILGQVLSPRREQVIIATKFGNIFDEQSRYITGASGEPAYIRQACEASLRRLRTDYIDLYQFHIGNYDLNRAEEVLETLEQLVDEGKIRWYGWSTDDPERAAFFAQGEHCAAIQQRFNLFEGNVDILAICEEQNLASINRGPLAQGLLTGKFTPDSRLPENDVRRDWDFRTGEQARRLRVLNEVREVLTAGGRTLAQGAIGWLWARSPVTVPIPGFKTVAQVEENANALELGPLSPDQMAEIDELLARYATA, encoded by the coding sequence ATGTACACCCGAATCCTGGGGCGAAGCGGTATCGAAATCAGCGGCCTGGGCCTGGGCTGCTGGGCCATCGGCGGCCCCTTCTGGCGCGGCGACCGCCCCGTGGGCTGGGGCGAGGTGGACGACAAGGAGTCCATCCGGGCGCTGGAGCGGGCCCTGGAGCTGGGCGTCACCTTCTTCGACACCGCCGACGTCTACGGTTGCGGCCATAGCGAGCGCATCCTGGGCCAGGTGCTCAGCCCACGGCGGGAGCAGGTCATCATCGCCACCAAGTTTGGCAACATCTTTGATGAGCAGAGCCGCTACATCACCGGCGCCAGCGGCGAGCCGGCCTACATCCGCCAGGCCTGCGAGGCCAGCCTGCGCCGCCTGCGCACCGACTACATCGACCTCTACCAGTTCCACATCGGCAATTACGATCTGAACCGGGCGGAGGAAGTCCTGGAAACCCTGGAACAGCTGGTGGACGAGGGCAAAATCCGCTGGTACGGCTGGAGTACCGACGACCCTGAGCGAGCGGCCTTCTTTGCCCAGGGCGAACACTGCGCCGCCATCCAACAGCGCTTTAACCTCTTCGAGGGCAACGTCGATATCCTGGCCATCTGCGAAGAACAGAACCTGGCCAGCATCAATCGCGGCCCCCTGGCCCAGGGCTTGCTCACAGGCAAGTTTACCCCCGACTCCCGCCTGCCGGAGAACGACGTACGCCGGGACTGGGACTTCCGCACCGGGGAGCAGGCCCGGCGTCTGAGGGTGCTCAACGAAGTGCGGGAAGTGCTCACCGCGGGCGGCCGCACCCTGGCCCAGGGGGCCATCGGCTGGCTGTGGGCCCGCAGCCCGGTGACGGTGCCCATCCCCGGCTTCAAAACCGTGGCCCAGGTGGAAGAAAACGCCAACGCCCTGGAACTCGGCCCCCTGAGCCCCGACCAGATGGCAGAAATCGACGAACTTTTGGCACGATATGCAACGGCATAA